From a region of the Streptococcus ruminantium genome:
- the rpoD gene encoding RNA polymerase sigma factor RpoD has product MTSKKDKKTEVTTFDVQVAEFIRNHKKQGAATDDEINDQLVIPFTLDADGIDDLLQRIQDAGISIVDKDGNPSARAMQVEEEPELSDEDLLGSTSAKVNDPVRMYLKEIGVVPLLTNEEEQELALAVEAGDPEAKQRLAEANLRLVVSIAKRYVGRGMQFLDLIQEGNMGLMKAVDKFDYSKGFKFSTYATWWIRQAITRAIADQARTIRIPVHMVETINKLVREQRNLLQELGQDPTPEQIAERMDMTPEKVREILKIAQEPVSLETPIGEEDDSHLGDFIEDEVIENPVDYTTRVVLREQLDEVLDTLTDREENVLRLRFGLDDGKMRTLEDVGKVFNVTRERIRQIEAKALRKLRHPSRSKPLRDFMED; this is encoded by the coding sequence ATGACAAGCAAAAAAGATAAAAAAACAGAAGTAACTACTTTTGATGTGCAAGTTGCTGAATTTATCCGCAACCACAAGAAGCAAGGTGCGGCTACGGATGATGAAATCAACGACCAATTGGTCATTCCTTTCACACTTGATGCGGATGGAATTGATGATTTGCTCCAACGGATTCAGGATGCAGGGATTTCAATTGTTGATAAGGATGGAAATCCTTCTGCGCGTGCTATGCAAGTAGAAGAAGAACCAGAATTATCTGATGAGGACTTACTCGGTAGCACCTCTGCAAAAGTAAATGACCCTGTTCGCATGTACTTGAAGGAAATCGGTGTTGTTCCACTTTTGACGAACGAAGAAGAGCAAGAGCTAGCCTTGGCTGTGGAAGCTGGAGACCCAGAAGCCAAGCAGCGTCTAGCTGAAGCCAACCTTCGTTTGGTCGTTTCGATTGCAAAGCGTTATGTGGGACGTGGGATGCAGTTTCTTGACCTCATTCAAGAAGGAAATATGGGCTTGATGAAGGCTGTTGATAAATTCGACTACTCGAAAGGTTTTAAATTCTCAACCTATGCGACTTGGTGGATCCGTCAGGCGATTACACGTGCCATTGCTGACCAAGCTCGTACGATTCGCATTCCTGTTCATATGGTTGAAACCATCAATAAGCTTGTTCGTGAACAACGCAACCTTTTGCAAGAACTCGGTCAAGACCCCACACCTGAGCAGATCGCAGAGCGTATGGATATGACACCTGAAAAAGTGCGTGAAATCCTCAAAATTGCTCAGGAACCAGTTTCTCTTGAAACACCGATTGGTGAGGAAGATGATAGCCACTTAGGTGATTTTATCGAAGATGAAGTGATTGAAAATCCAGTTGACTATACGACTCGTGTGGTACTGCGTGAACAACTGGATGAGGTATTGGATACGCTGACTGACCGTGAGGAAAATGTATTGCGCCTGCGTTTTGGTCTGGACGATGGAAAAATGCGTACCCTAGAAGATGTCGGTAAGGTCTTTAATGTGACCCGTGAACGCATCCGTCAGATCGAAGCCAAAGCCCTCCGTAAACTACGCCACCCATCCCGTAGCAAACCCCTCCGTGACTTTATGGAGGATTAA
- a CDS encoding TIGR01457 family HAD-type hydrolase, whose translation MTYQGYLIDLDGTIYEGKKRIPAGERFIHRLQEHQIPYLFVTNNTTRRPETIQTMLAENFNIQTPLETIYTASLATIDYMNDLGKEKTVYVIGEDGLRSAIFEAGYVEDTEHPAYVVVGLDTQLTYEKLTIATLAIQKGATFIGTNPDLNIPTERGHLPGAGSLIALLEAATRVQPTFIGKPEAIIMNKALEILGTERSQTIMVGDNYLTDIRAGIDNGFPTLLVLTGFTKSEEVASLPIAPTHILKSLDEWSFDEN comes from the coding sequence ATGACCTATCAAGGCTATTTGATTGACTTAGATGGTACAATCTACGAAGGAAAGAAACGGATTCCAGCCGGTGAACGGTTTATCCATCGTTTGCAAGAACACCAGATTCCCTATCTGTTTGTGACAAATAATACAACGCGCAGACCTGAGACGATTCAGACAATGTTGGCGGAAAATTTTAATATTCAAACCCCTCTTGAAACCATTTATACAGCCAGCTTAGCAACGATTGACTACATGAATGATCTGGGCAAGGAAAAAACGGTTTATGTTATCGGGGAAGATGGTCTCAGGTCTGCCATTTTTGAAGCTGGCTATGTAGAAGATACGGAACACCCTGCCTATGTCGTTGTTGGACTAGATACCCAGTTGACCTATGAAAAACTCACCATTGCAACTTTAGCTATTCAAAAAGGTGCGACTTTTATCGGTACCAATCCAGATCTCAACATTCCAACAGAACGCGGTCACCTACCAGGAGCAGGTTCTTTGATTGCTCTTTTAGAGGCGGCAACTCGTGTTCAACCTACTTTTATTGGTAAACCGGAAGCCATTATCATGAACAAGGCGTTGGAAATCCTAGGGACTGAGCGCAGCCAGACCATCATGGTGGGAGATAACTATCTAACTGATATTCGAGCAGGCATTGATAATGGCTTTCCAACACTTTTAGTGTTGACAGGATTTACCAAATCTGAGGAGGTAGCCAGCTTGCCTATTGCTCCAACTCACATCCTCAAGAGCTTAGACGAATGGAGTTTTGATGAAAACTAG
- the rpsU gene encoding 30S ribosomal protein S21 codes for MSKTVVRKNESLDDALRRFKRAVTKAGTLQETRKREFYEKPSVKRKRKSEAARKRKKF; via the coding sequence ATGTCAAAAACAGTAGTACGCAAGAACGAATCACTTGATGATGCTCTTCGTCGTTTCAAACGTGCGGTTACTAAAGCTGGTACTCTTCAAGAAACACGTAAACGTGAGTTCTACGAAAAACCATCTGTAAAGCGCAAACGTAAATCAGAAGCAGCTCGCAAGCGTAAAAAATTCTAA
- a CDS encoding saccharopine dehydrogenase family protein, with translation MSRLLVIGCGGVAQVAISKICQASDTFKEVMIASRTKSKCDDVKASLEGKTATKIETAQVDADKVEEVIALIESYQPKAVLNVALPYQDLAIMDACLATGVDYIDTANYECEDTEDPEWRAIYEKRCEEEGFTAYFDYSWQWAYKERFEKAGLTALLGSGFDPGVTSVFSAYALKHYFDEIHYIDILDCNGGDHGYPFATNFNPEINLREVSAPGSYWENGKWVEVEAMSIKREYDFPEVGQKDMYLLHHEEIESLAKNIPGVKRIRFFMTFGQSYLTHMKCLENVGLLRTDPIHFNGQEVVPIQFLKALLPDPASLGPRTVGKTNIGCIFTGIKDGVEKTIYIYNVCDHQECYKEVGSQAISYTTGVPAMIGTKLVMDGTWKQPGVYNLEELDPDPFMALLNQYGLPWQVVENPVLVD, from the coding sequence ATGAGTCGTTTGTTAGTGATTGGATGTGGTGGTGTTGCTCAAGTAGCCATCAGTAAGATTTGTCAAGCTTCAGATACTTTCAAGGAAGTTATGATTGCCAGTCGCACCAAGTCCAAGTGTGACGATGTAAAGGCTAGTCTTGAAGGAAAAACAGCCACAAAAATTGAAACTGCTCAAGTTGATGCGGATAAGGTGGAAGAAGTTATCGCCTTGATAGAAAGCTATCAGCCCAAGGCGGTGTTGAATGTGGCTTTGCCCTATCAGGATCTGGCTATTATGGATGCTTGTTTAGCGACAGGAGTCGACTATATCGATACGGCCAATTACGAATGTGAAGATACAGAAGATCCTGAGTGGCGAGCTATTTATGAAAAACGTTGTGAAGAAGAGGGATTCACAGCCTATTTTGACTATTCTTGGCAGTGGGCTTATAAGGAGCGTTTTGAAAAAGCAGGGCTGACAGCACTTTTAGGAAGTGGCTTTGATCCGGGTGTGACAAGTGTATTTTCTGCTTACGCTCTCAAGCACTACTTTGATGAGATTCATTATATCGACATTTTGGATTGTAATGGTGGAGACCATGGTTATCCTTTTGCAACAAACTTCAATCCAGAAATCAATCTACGTGAGGTTTCTGCACCAGGGTCCTACTGGGAAAACGGTAAATGGGTAGAAGTAGAAGCTATGTCTATTAAGCGTGAGTACGACTTCCCTGAAGTAGGGCAAAAGGACATGTACCTCCTTCATCACGAAGAAATCGAGTCTCTTGCTAAAAATATTCCAGGTGTGAAACGCATTCGTTTCTTTATGACCTTTGGGCAATCTTACCTGACTCACATGAAATGTCTGGAAAATGTTGGTCTTCTCCGCACGGATCCAATCCATTTTAACGGTCAGGAAGTCGTACCGATCCAATTCCTCAAAGCTCTTCTACCGGATCCAGCTAGTCTTGGTCCACGAACCGTTGGAAAAACCAATATTGGTTGTATCTTCACAGGGATTAAAGATGGTGTTGAGAAGACCATCTACATTTACAATGTCTGCGACCACCAAGAATGCTACAAGGAAGTTGGTTCACAGGCTATTTCCTATACGACAGGTGTGCCAGCTATGATTGGCACCAAGCTCGTTATGGATGGTACATGGAAGCAGCCAGGTGTTTACAATTTGGAAGAATTGGATCCAGATCCGTTCATGGCTCTACTCAATCAATACGGTCTACCATGGCAGGTAGTCGAAAATCCAGTGTTGGTGGATTAA
- a CDS encoding aminotransferase class I/II-fold pyridoxal phosphate-dependent enzyme: MKNQHQAPIYEGLVKLRRKRIVPFDVPGHKRGRGNPELVELLGEKCVGIDVNSMKPLDNLGHPVSIIREAEELAAEAFGASHAFLMVGGTTSSVQTMILATCKAGDKIILPRNVHKSALNALVLCGAIPVYVDMSVQPEIGIALALENEAFERAIAQHPDAVAVLINNPTYYGICSDLKTLTQMAHAAGMKVLVDEAHGAHLHFSDQLPLSAMDAGADMAAVSMHKSGGSLTQSSLLLVGPEMNVEYVRQIINLTQSTSASYLLLSSLDISRRNLALRGRESFEKVIEMSEYARREINAIGGYYAYSKELIDGKTVHDFDVTKLSIYTQGIGLTGIEVYDLLRDEYDIQIEFGDIGNILAYISIGDRLQDIERLVGALADIKRLYSRDGSDLISGEYIQPQLVLSPQEAFYAQRESRLLQEAVGQVCGEFVMCYPPGIPLLAPGERVTQEIVDYIVFAKERGCSLQGTEDPDVNCINVIKEG; this comes from the coding sequence ATGAAAAATCAGCACCAGGCCCCTATTTATGAGGGATTGGTAAAGTTACGACGGAAGCGGATTGTTCCCTTTGATGTTCCAGGTCATAAACGTGGACGAGGAAATCCAGAACTAGTTGAACTCTTGGGTGAAAAATGCGTTGGAATAGATGTCAATTCTATGAAACCCTTAGACAATCTGGGACATCCCGTTTCCATCATTCGAGAAGCGGAAGAGTTAGCAGCAGAAGCATTTGGCGCTAGCCATGCCTTTCTCATGGTTGGAGGAACGACCTCGTCTGTTCAAACCATGATTTTAGCAACTTGTAAAGCAGGAGATAAGATTATCCTACCACGGAATGTTCATAAATCGGCCCTCAATGCCCTCGTTTTATGCGGTGCTATCCCAGTCTATGTGGATATGAGTGTCCAGCCTGAGATTGGTATTGCACTTGCTTTGGAAAATGAAGCTTTTGAACGTGCTATTGCACAACACCCTGATGCAGTGGCAGTTCTCATAAATAATCCGACTTACTATGGTATTTGTTCGGATCTCAAGACTTTGACTCAGATGGCTCATGCGGCGGGAATGAAGGTTTTGGTAGATGAGGCTCATGGGGCACACTTGCATTTTTCTGACCAGCTCCCCTTGTCTGCCATGGATGCAGGAGCGGATATGGCAGCAGTATCTATGCACAAATCAGGTGGAAGTTTGACACAAAGCTCTCTCCTGCTAGTAGGTCCAGAAATGAATGTAGAATATGTCCGTCAGATTATCAATCTGACCCAATCTACCTCAGCTTCTTATTTGCTTCTGTCCAGTCTAGATATTTCACGACGAAACCTAGCTCTGCGTGGTAGAGAATCTTTTGAAAAAGTAATTGAGATGTCTGAGTATGCACGCCGAGAGATCAACGCGATTGGTGGTTACTATGCCTATTCTAAAGAGCTAATTGATGGAAAAACTGTCCATGACTTTGATGTGACCAAGTTATCTATCTATACACAGGGGATCGGTCTGACTGGTATTGAAGTTTACGATTTGCTACGTGATGAATACGATATACAAATCGAGTTTGGTGATATTGGGAATATCTTGGCCTACATTTCTATCGGTGACCGCTTGCAGGATATTGAGCGTCTAGTGGGTGCCTTAGCTGACATCAAGAGGCTCTATTCACGTGATGGGTCAGATTTGATTTCGGGTGAATATATCCAACCTCAACTAGTCTTATCACCACAGGAAGCTTTTTATGCTCAGCGTGAAAGTCGTCTGCTACAAGAAGCAGTGGGACAAGTATGTGGTGAGTTTGTCATGTGCTATCCGCCAGGGATTCCTTTACTGGCACCAGGTGAGCGTGTCACACAAGAAATTGTTGATTATATTGTCTTTGCCAAGGAGCGTGGCTGTTCGCTTCAGGGAACAGAGGATCCAGATGTTAATTGTATCAATGTGATTAAGGAAGGCTAA
- the dnaG gene encoding DNA primase: protein MLSKDKITEIKQALNIVDVIGETVTLTKAGRNYIGLCPFHGEKTPSFNVIEDKQFYHCFGCGKSGDVFKFVEETNGVSFVDAAAILAEKAGLQLDITPSHRQEEKQMSPHQILYDIHRDAAKFYHALLMTTKMGEAARTYLHQRGLNDEVIKAFQLGLAPAEQTILYQKLSRQYDEESLLNSGLFNPGENNIIYDAFQARIIFPLTDEYGRIVAFSGRIWTEIDRNNKQLAKYKNSRSTAIFNKSYELYHLDRAKAVIKKQREVYLMEGFLDVIAAHRAGIDNAVASMGTALTREHVGHLAKFCKKIVLTYDGDKAGQAATLKALDELQDFQVEIVSLPDNMDPDEFLQKNSEEALQQVLTKSRISDVEFLIQYWKPENPDNLQMQIEFVDKIAPIIAKVSSITAQNSYIYKIADLLSDFDYGQVEQAVNAIRLNQRQQRTQQVYHDQASQPYLPPIQAVTRVTRLIRTENHLLSRMVEHPYILNEFRLREDFYFATPELQLLYDILKRQGEVTSFDLSQLDDSVQQAWYRMQEERLPQEVASNEMEELEFRRDRELLKKENQQLARKIREHSHVGNADIALDELQKLLDRRRQME, encoded by the coding sequence ATGCTTTCAAAAGATAAGATTACTGAAATAAAGCAAGCTCTCAATATCGTTGATGTTATTGGCGAGACTGTTACTCTGACCAAAGCTGGCCGTAACTATATCGGTCTTTGTCCTTTTCATGGAGAAAAAACACCTTCGTTTAATGTGATTGAGGATAAGCAGTTTTACCACTGTTTTGGATGTGGGAAATCTGGTGATGTCTTCAAGTTTGTAGAGGAAACCAATGGGGTTTCTTTTGTGGATGCAGCGGCTATCCTGGCCGAAAAAGCTGGTCTTCAGTTGGACATTACGCCTTCCCATCGTCAGGAAGAAAAACAGATGAGTCCTCATCAAATTCTTTACGATATTCATCGGGATGCGGCAAAATTTTATCATGCTCTTTTGATGACAACCAAGATGGGAGAAGCAGCCAGAACTTATTTGCACCAACGAGGGCTGAACGATGAGGTTATCAAGGCTTTCCAACTAGGCTTGGCACCTGCTGAGCAAACTATTCTCTATCAAAAACTGTCACGTCAGTATGATGAGGAGAGCTTGTTGAACTCTGGTTTGTTCAATCCTGGTGAAAATAATATTATCTACGACGCTTTTCAAGCTAGAATTATTTTCCCCTTGACGGACGAATATGGTCGAATCGTAGCCTTTTCGGGTCGGATTTGGACGGAGATTGACCGAAACAATAAGCAACTGGCCAAGTACAAAAATTCACGTAGCACAGCTATTTTTAATAAGAGTTACGAATTATATCATTTGGACAGGGCTAAAGCGGTCATAAAAAAGCAACGGGAAGTCTACCTGATGGAGGGCTTTTTGGATGTTATTGCAGCCCACCGCGCCGGTATTGATAATGCGGTTGCCTCTATGGGGACAGCTCTTACCAGAGAGCATGTCGGACATCTAGCTAAGTTTTGCAAGAAAATTGTCCTGACATACGACGGGGACAAGGCTGGACAAGCGGCAACGCTGAAAGCATTGGATGAGTTGCAAGATTTTCAGGTGGAGATTGTTAGTCTTCCAGACAATATGGATCCAGATGAGTTTCTGCAAAAAAACTCAGAAGAGGCTTTGCAACAGGTTCTAACCAAGTCACGCATCAGTGATGTTGAATTTTTGATTCAATATTGGAAGCCTGAAAATCCTGATAATCTGCAAATGCAAATTGAGTTTGTGGATAAAATTGCCCCTATCATTGCTAAAGTTTCATCCATCACCGCCCAAAATTCTTATATTTATAAAATAGCAGATTTGCTTTCGGATTTTGATTATGGTCAGGTGGAGCAAGCTGTTAATGCTATCCGCTTGAACCAGCGGCAGCAACGAACTCAGCAGGTGTATCACGATCAGGCTAGTCAGCCTTATCTGCCTCCCATTCAGGCGGTTACACGAGTTACTCGTCTCATTCGGACAGAGAATCACTTGCTCTCTCGAATGGTAGAACATCCCTATATTTTAAATGAATTTCGTTTAAGGGAAGATTTTTATTTTGCAACGCCAGAATTGCAGCTTCTGTACGATATTTTGAAAAGGCAAGGGGAAGTTACTAGCTTTGACTTGTCTCAACTGGATGATTCTGTTCAACAAGCTTGGTATCGAATGCAAGAAGAACGTTTGCCGCAAGAAGTGGCATCGAATGAGATGGAAGAATTAGAATTCCGACGAGATCGGGAACTGTTGAAAAAGGAGAATCAACAGTTAGCACGGAAAATCCGTGAGCATTCCCACGTGGGAAATGCAGATATTGCCCTCGATGAGTTACAAAAACTCCTCGATAGAAGAAGACAAATGGAGTAA
- the mscL gene encoding large conductance mechanosensitive channel protein MscL: MLKELKAFLFRGNIVDLAVAVVIGGAFGAIIKSFVEDIITPLILNPALEAANVQNIADLAWNGVKYGSFLSAIINFLIIGTAMFFVVKAAEKAMPKKVEEETPAGPTQEELLAEIRDLLKNK, encoded by the coding sequence ATGTTGAAAGAATTGAAAGCATTTTTGTTCCGTGGGAACATTGTTGACCTTGCTGTAGCTGTTGTAATCGGTGGTGCATTCGGTGCGATTATCAAATCATTTGTTGAGGATATTATCACTCCATTGATTTTAAATCCTGCCTTGGAAGCTGCGAATGTTCAAAATATCGCTGATCTTGCTTGGAATGGTGTGAAATACGGTAGCTTCTTGAGCGCTATCATCAACTTCTTGATTATCGGTACTGCAATGTTCTTTGTCGTTAAGGCTGCTGAAAAAGCAATGCCTAAAAAAGTTGAAGAAGAAACTCCTGCAGGTCCAACTCAAGAAGAACTTCTTGCAGAAATCCGTGACTTGTTGAAAAACAAATAA
- a CDS encoding metal-sulfur cluster assembly factor: protein MAYTEEQMKDIQERIFHALEDVIDPELGIDIINLGLIYEIRFIEGKAEIDMTLTTMGCPLADLITDQIHDVLKDVPEVTEVDVRLVWSPAWTVQKMSRYARIALGIK, encoded by the coding sequence ATGGCTTATACAGAAGAACAAATGAAAGACATTCAGGAGCGTATTTTTCATGCTCTTGAAGATGTGATTGACCCCGAGCTTGGGATTGATATTATCAATTTGGGACTCATTTATGAGATTCGCTTTATCGAAGGAAAGGCAGAAATTGATATGACCCTTACAACTATGGGATGTCCTTTGGCTGATTTGATTACCGATCAGATTCATGATGTCCTCAAGGATGTTCCGGAAGTGACAGAAGTAGATGTGAGATTGGTTTGGTCGCCAGCTTGGACAGTGCAGAAAATGAGCCGCTATGCGCGAATTGCCCTTGGTATTAAATAG
- a CDS encoding TIGR01906 family membrane protein — translation MKTRLQVIGTALFILSAAILATIYLAWLVYPLEISFLGLEKIVYMKAADIAYNFNMLMNYLTNPFVTVLNFPSFSASAAGLKHFADVKHLFHLVQGIFVITLPTFILFTRKIVLKGHGNLFRNVFFLLALAPVLVGLLGLSIGFDHFFTLFHLVLFPGDSTWLFDPATDPVIYILPQEFFLHCFLTFFFLYELFFGIILTWIVRKGRKESTL, via the coding sequence ATGAAAACTAGGTTGCAAGTTATAGGTACGGCATTATTCATCTTATCAGCAGCCATCTTGGCAACGATTTATCTAGCTTGGCTTGTCTATCCTTTGGAAATTTCCTTTCTAGGGCTGGAAAAAATCGTCTATATGAAGGCGGCGGATATTGCCTATAATTTTAATATGTTGATGAACTATCTAACCAACCCGTTTGTGACCGTTTTGAATTTTCCCAGTTTTTCAGCCTCAGCGGCCGGTCTCAAACATTTTGCGGACGTCAAGCATTTATTTCACTTGGTGCAGGGGATCTTTGTCATCACTTTGCCAACTTTTATCCTTTTTACAAGGAAGATCGTTCTAAAAGGACATGGAAATCTATTCAGAAATGTTTTTTTCTTACTGGCTCTAGCTCCAGTTCTTGTTGGTCTGTTGGGCTTATCTATCGGCTTTGATCATTTCTTCACCCTTTTTCACCTTGTCCTCTTTCCAGGAGATTCGACTTGGCTCTTTGATCCAGCTACGGATCCTGTCATCTACATCCTACCGCAGGAGTTTTTCTTACATTGCTTTCTTACCTTTTTCTTTCTTTACGAACTGTTCTTTGGGATAATTCTTACGTGGATAGTCAGAAAGGGCAGAAAAGAAAGTACCTTGTAA
- the galE gene encoding UDP-glucose 4-epimerase GalE: MSILVTGGAGYIGSHTVVELLKLGKEVVIVDNLSNSNIVVLDRIEEITGKRPTFYQLDVADKDGLRTVFEKEAIESAIHFAGYKAVGESVEKPIMYYENNIMSTLSLVEVMAEFGVKKIVFSSSATVYGLNNPSPLVEYMPTSATNPYGYTKVMLEQILRDVEIADSKWSVALLRYFNPIGAHESGLIGEDPAGIPNNLMPFIAQVAVGKREQLNVFGNDYDTVDGTGVRDYIHVVDLALGHIKALEKISSATGVHTYNLGSGQGTSVLELVQAFEKVNGVPVPYRIVDRRPGDVATCYANADKALRELDWKTEKTIEDMCRDTWNWQSKNPSGYEG, encoded by the coding sequence ATGAGTATCTTAGTAACAGGTGGGGCAGGCTACATTGGTAGTCACACAGTTGTCGAATTGTTGAAATTGGGTAAGGAAGTCGTGATTGTTGATAATCTTTCCAACTCAAATATTGTTGTTTTGGATCGTATTGAAGAAATTACTGGCAAGCGCCCGACCTTCTATCAGCTAGATGTTGCAGATAAGGATGGTCTCCGAACAGTTTTTGAAAAAGAGGCGATTGAATCAGCCATTCATTTTGCAGGCTACAAGGCAGTCGGTGAGTCTGTTGAAAAACCGATTATGTACTACGAAAATAACATCATGTCAACCCTGTCTCTTGTAGAAGTAATGGCTGAGTTTGGTGTTAAGAAAATAGTATTTTCTTCAAGTGCCACCGTTTATGGTCTAAACAACCCATCTCCACTGGTCGAATACATGCCAACGAGTGCTACCAATCCTTACGGATATACCAAGGTCATGCTAGAGCAGATTCTTCGTGATGTGGAAATTGCAGATAGCAAGTGGAGTGTTGCGCTCCTTCGCTACTTTAATCCAATTGGTGCTCACGAGTCAGGCTTGATCGGTGAAGATCCTGCGGGTATCCCGAATAACCTTATGCCATTTATTGCACAGGTAGCTGTAGGAAAGCGTGAGCAGCTAAATGTCTTCGGAAACGATTACGACACAGTGGATGGGACAGGCGTTCGTGACTACATCCATGTCGTTGATCTGGCTTTAGGTCACATCAAAGCCTTAGAAAAAATTTCATCCGCAACAGGTGTTCACACCTATAATCTAGGTTCGGGTCAAGGTACAAGCGTGCTAGAATTGGTACAGGCATTTGAAAAGGTAAATGGTGTCCCTGTTCCCTATAGAATTGTAGACCGTCGCCCGGGTGATGTCGCAACCTGCTACGCAAATGCTGACAAAGCTCTCAGAGAATTGGATTGGAAGACGGAAAAAACGATTGAGGACATGTGCCGTGACACTTGGAATTGGCAATCAAAAAATCCAAGTGGCTATGAAGGATAA
- the speE gene encoding polyamine aminopropyltransferase produces the protein MEMWFSEVQTPDVKLSIRTSQQLYAGRSEFQDIAVLDSPAFGKILTLNGRVLFSDVDDFVYNEMAVHVPMAVHPNPKKILILGGGDGGVAQVLSMYPEIEQIDVVEPDELLVEVCREYFPDYASGLEDERVEVYLQDGLRFLRNCENEYDIIINDATDPFGHTEGLFTKEFYGNAFRALKEDGIMVYQHGSPFYDEDESAFRSMHRKATQSFPISRVYQAHIPTSAAGYWLFGFASKKYHPIEDFDKDKWKARQLFTEYYTANLHVGAFLLPRYVEAILEEEEKK, from the coding sequence ATGGAAATGTGGTTTTCAGAAGTCCAGACTCCAGATGTGAAATTATCTATTAGAACCAGCCAGCAACTCTATGCAGGTAGAAGTGAGTTTCAGGATATTGCAGTATTGGATTCACCGGCTTTCGGTAAAATTTTGACCCTTAATGGTCGTGTTCTTTTTTCAGATGTGGATGATTTTGTATATAACGAAATGGCTGTCCATGTGCCTATGGCTGTCCATCCCAATCCTAAAAAAATCTTGATTTTGGGTGGGGGTGATGGTGGTGTCGCCCAAGTACTAAGCATGTATCCTGAAATTGAACAGATTGATGTTGTAGAACCCGATGAGCTTCTGGTTGAAGTGTGTCGGGAATATTTTCCTGATTATGCTTCAGGTTTAGAGGATGAGCGAGTAGAGGTCTACTTGCAAGATGGATTGCGTTTTTTACGTAACTGTGAGAATGAATATGATATTATCATCAATGACGCAACCGATCCTTTTGGACATACAGAGGGCTTATTCACTAAGGAATTTTATGGTAATGCCTTTCGTGCTTTGAAAGAAGATGGCATAATGGTCTATCAACATGGTTCGCCTTTTTATGATGAGGATGAGTCGGCCTTTCGTTCCATGCACCGTAAGGCTACTCAATCTTTCCCTATCAGTCGGGTTTATCAGGCCCATATTCCTACTTCGGCAGCAGGTTACTGGCTATTTGGCTTTGCTTCAAAGAAATACCATCCTATTGAAGATTTTGATAAGGACAAATGGAAAGCACGTCAACTTTTTACAGAGTACTATACAGCAAATCTGCACGTGGGAGCTTTTCTTTTGCCCCGCTATGTTGAAGCTATTTTAGAAGAAGAGGAGAAAAAATAA